From one Planktothrix agardhii NIES-204 genomic stretch:
- the glcD gene encoding glycolate oxidase subunit, which produces MFIPMLAEQSKVTRNWQPLIPQFEAIVGKKGVIQRREELLVYECDGLTSYRQRPALVVLPKTTEEVAEVVKICDRNSIPWVARGAGTGLSGGALPVEDCVLIVTALMRKILNIDLENQRVVVQPGVINNWVTQAVSGAGFYYAPDPSSQIICSIGGNVAENSGGVHCLKYGVTTNHILGLKIVTPDGDIVDIGGNIPEMPGYDLTGLFVGSEGTLGIATEITLRILKTPESICVLLADFTNLESVGSAVSDIISSGIIPGGMEIMDNLSINAVEDVVKIGLYPRDAGAILLVELDGLQVEVDTNKQRVSEICINNGARNITTASNAEDRLKIWKGRKAAFAAAGHVSPDYYVQDGVIPRTKMAYVLKEIEALGEKYGYRIANVFHAGDGNLHPLILYDNSVPGALETVEEIGGEILKICVEVGGSLSGEHGIGADKKCYMPQMFNEVDLETMQWVRTVFNPQGLANPGKMLPTPRTCGESAKLQNIKQFEGAEVF; this is translated from the coding sequence ATGTTTATTCCTATGCTGGCTGAACAATCAAAAGTAACCCGAAATTGGCAACCCTTAATTCCACAATTTGAGGCTATAGTTGGGAAAAAAGGCGTGATTCAACGTCGAGAAGAATTACTGGTTTATGAATGTGATGGACTGACTAGCTATCGTCAACGTCCCGCATTAGTTGTGTTACCAAAAACCACAGAAGAAGTTGCAGAAGTTGTTAAAATTTGCGATCGCAATTCTATTCCTTGGGTCGCACGAGGAGCGGGAACCGGACTTTCTGGTGGCGCTTTACCCGTAGAAGATTGTGTTTTAATTGTCACCGCTTTAATGCGAAAAATCCTAAATATTGACCTAGAAAATCAGCGCGTTGTAGTGCAACCAGGAGTAATTAATAATTGGGTAACACAAGCAGTTAGTGGGGCAGGTTTTTATTATGCTCCTGACCCTTCTAGTCAAATTATTTGTTCTATTGGGGGAAATGTTGCCGAAAATTCTGGCGGCGTTCATTGTTTAAAATATGGGGTGACAACTAACCATATTCTAGGGCTAAAAATCGTCACTCCCGATGGTGATATTGTCGATATTGGTGGCAATATTCCCGAAATGCCGGGATATGATTTAACCGGATTATTTGTCGGTTCAGAAGGGACGTTAGGCATTGCCACTGAAATCACATTAAGAATTTTAAAAACACCGGAATCAATTTGTGTCTTATTAGCAGATTTTACCAATTTAGAATCGGTTGGATCTGCGGTTTCTGATATTATTAGTTCTGGGATTATTCCTGGGGGTATGGAAATTATGGATAACCTCAGTATTAATGCCGTTGAAGATGTGGTAAAAATTGGTTTATATCCTCGGGATGCGGGGGCAATTCTATTAGTGGAATTAGATGGTTTACAGGTAGAAGTTGATACTAATAAACAACGGGTTAGTGAAATTTGTATCAACAATGGGGCGAGAAATATTACCACTGCTAGTAATGCAGAAGATCGGTTAAAAATTTGGAAAGGACGCAAAGCAGCTTTCGCTGCGGCGGGTCATGTCAGTCCTGATTATTATGTTCAAGATGGCGTAATTCCCCGGACAAAAATGGCTTATGTTCTCAAAGAAATTGAAGCCCTTGGAGAAAAATATGGATATCGTATTGCTAATGTATTTCATGCAGGCGATGGGAATTTACATCCTTTAATTTTATATGATAATTCCGTTCCAGGTGCGTTAGAAACCGTTGAAGAAATTGGCGGCGAAATTCTTAAAATATGTGTGGAAGTGGGGGGAAGTTTATCGGGAGAACATGGAATTGGTGCGGATAAAAAATGTTATATGCCCCAAATGTTTAACGAAGTTGATTTAGAAACTATGCAATGGGTAAGAACAGTTTTTAACCCTCAAGGTTTAGCCAACCCCGGTAAAATGTTACCCACTCCTCGCACCTGTGGAGAGTCCGCCAAACTGCAAAATATTAAACAGTTTGAAGGTGCAGAAGTATTTTAG
- a CDS encoding hypothetical protein (protein of unknown function DUF1295): protein MENTTHSPFKMTQLTAINVAKATTIILLIGFALVLGIQDWRQVIYLCLHISYCLWWLIEQWFYPQRSKAIFTESTGVVGFILAVIIVGCLYTLPGYLAFINPIPISFITVAIAIPLFYFGSLINAAADVQKLTAKQYGEGLVKDNIWRFSRNINYFGDLLRYLSFAIVAGSPWAYIVPGLILILYLQRIFAKEKTMSEKYPNYQEYQNNSTRLIPFIW, encoded by the coding sequence ATGGAAAATACAACCCATTCTCCGTTTAAAATGACTCAATTAACTGCCATTAATGTTGCTAAAGCAACAACAATTATTCTACTGATTGGTTTTGCTTTAGTCTTAGGAATTCAGGACTGGCGACAGGTAATATATCTCTGTCTTCACATTAGTTATTGTTTGTGGTGGTTAATTGAACAATGGTTTTATCCTCAACGATCAAAAGCAATTTTCACTGAATCTACAGGAGTAGTAGGATTTATATTAGCTGTAATTATTGTTGGATGTTTATACACTTTACCCGGATATTTAGCTTTTATCAATCCTATTCCAATTTCTTTTATTACCGTTGCTATTGCAATTCCTCTATTTTATTTTGGCAGTTTAATTAATGCGGCGGCAGATGTGCAGAAATTAACAGCAAAACAATATGGTGAGGGGTTAGTTAAAGATAATATTTGGCGATTTTCTCGAAATATCAACTATTTTGGGGATTTACTACGCTATCTCAGTTTTGCAATTGTAGCAGGTTCTCCTTGGGCATATATTGTTCCTGGGTTGATTCTGATTCTTTATTTACAGCGAATTTTTGCTAAAGAAAAAACTATGTCAGAAAAATATCCCAATTATCAAGAATATCAGAATAACTCAACTCGCTTAATTCCATTTATTTGGTAA